In one Sphingobacterium daejeonense genomic region, the following are encoded:
- a CDS encoding TonB-dependent receptor, with translation MQNYIKKTVTNLFSHMTRLTFIILIINFSTLGILYAEKANSQNFDKIYVNLKAGNSSLQNILHHIENQTNLSFTFSKEVGDIQYVIKSNDNYKLSKLFQGIEQKEQLKFTAKENLVAVHKIIPKTVIQQNGRLSGKVIDSRGNPMPKATIRILSTTNNIESAIDGSYSFSLAPGKYTIQVSYISYQTKQISDVVIRAGELTRLDIAMEESRSEIETVTVKTTFKKASVAGLYAAQKNAASVTDGISAEQIARTPDNDMGQVLKRVTGLTTVDNRSVVVRGMSDRYNQAQLDGVSLPSTSQSRRDFAFDIIPSEMVSSVVVNKTATPDVSSEFSGGQVSINTLDIPEKNFMSIQIGSGANSQAFGKDFYRLGERKNSEYFGFFDKSAQQPEGILVWQRQGEATYDGIPMGQNTEEQSMNLPLSYQNPDLKYSDLDAIEQSNKFNSSALKYMKYNSLPNQNMKFTLGRVYELDNSLKFGFAGSLNFRNEQNISTFNNVRGTDFSEHNWIDSADHIQNGAGKSYKFNSSSGAALNVGLQGTEFRISLKNMYARTYADNFNESYRLSYRDLRAAPNRQLYQLPEALSLQQHQLTADYLLPWGIKADGMFTYNRINQEILDERKLQYGLTTTINDTKFFNTPNLGQFSSLANEVNKIDSRMWTHTNENAFNWAISFSKSFSTSNFLTNQLKIGYQGTTKNRRLDVLRVRPMTRNFTGTSVQRVDQPIGLYEEILSEGNFGNEEGKGYYYPEATGGRVSNGKMSSHAAYVMMDQKLWNFIRLVYGVRMEYFDLNNRTRTADCKNNGDLKH, from the coding sequence ATGCAAAATTATATTAAAAAAACAGTGACAAATCTATTCAGCCATATGACAAGGCTTACCTTTATTATCCTTATCATCAACTTCAGCACATTGGGAATTCTTTATGCTGAAAAAGCCAATTCTCAGAATTTTGATAAGATCTATGTCAACCTAAAAGCTGGTAACAGTAGTCTACAAAATATCCTCCACCATATTGAAAATCAAACCAATCTATCATTTACTTTCTCCAAAGAAGTTGGGGATATTCAGTATGTAATAAAAAGTAATGATAATTATAAGTTATCGAAACTTTTCCAAGGAATTGAGCAAAAAGAACAATTAAAATTTACAGCCAAAGAGAATCTAGTTGCCGTTCATAAAATAATTCCAAAAACAGTAATTCAACAAAATGGTAGACTATCAGGAAAAGTTATCGATTCCAGGGGAAATCCAATGCCAAAAGCAACCATTCGTATCCTAAGTACAACTAATAATATTGAATCAGCAATAGATGGCAGCTATTCTTTCTCATTAGCTCCGGGTAAGTATACTATTCAGGTTAGTTACATTTCATATCAGACAAAGCAAATTTCAGATGTGGTAATTCGTGCCGGTGAATTAACCAGATTGGATATCGCAATGGAAGAATCCAGATCGGAAATAGAAACCGTAACAGTGAAAACAACCTTTAAGAAAGCATCCGTTGCTGGGTTATATGCTGCCCAAAAGAATGCGGCAAGCGTAACGGATGGCATCTCTGCAGAACAGATTGCAAGAACCCCAGATAATGATATGGGACAAGTATTAAAAAGAGTAACGGGTTTGACCACCGTTGACAACAGGTCGGTGGTAGTTCGTGGAATGTCAGATCGATACAATCAAGCACAACTCGACGGAGTATCTCTGCCAAGCACTTCACAGAGCAGAAGAGACTTTGCTTTTGATATTATCCCATCGGAGATGGTAAGTTCTGTTGTGGTTAATAAAACAGCAACTCCTGATGTCTCATCCGAATTCTCCGGTGGTCAGGTAAGTATTAATACCCTGGATATTCCAGAGAAGAATTTTATGTCCATACAAATTGGTTCAGGTGCTAATTCACAGGCATTTGGTAAAGATTTTTATAGACTTGGAGAAAGAAAAAACTCAGAATATTTTGGATTTTTTGATAAAAGCGCACAACAACCTGAGGGAATTTTAGTTTGGCAACGACAAGGTGAAGCAACTTATGATGGTATACCAATGGGCCAAAATACAGAAGAACAATCAATGAACTTGCCTTTAAGTTATCAGAATCCAGATTTAAAGTATTCTGATCTTGATGCTATTGAACAATCTAATAAGTTTAATTCATCAGCATTAAAATATATGAAATACAACAGTCTACCTAATCAAAATATGAAATTTACATTAGGTAGAGTTTATGAATTAGACAACAGCTTGAAATTTGGATTTGCTGGAAGCTTAAATTTCAGAAATGAACAGAATATTTCCACGTTCAACAATGTAAGAGGAACCGATTTTAGTGAACATAATTGGATTGACAGTGCAGATCATATCCAAAATGGTGCAGGAAAAAGTTATAAATTTAATAGTAGCTCTGGTGCAGCTTTAAATGTTGGACTTCAAGGAACAGAATTTCGAATATCCTTAAAAAACATGTATGCTAGGACTTATGCTGATAATTTTAATGAAAGTTATCGATTGAGCTATAGAGATCTGAGGGCGGCTCCAAATCGTCAATTATATCAATTGCCAGAAGCACTATCTCTTCAACAACATCAATTAACTGCTGACTATTTACTCCCATGGGGAATAAAGGCCGATGGAATGTTCACCTACAATCGAATTAATCAGGAAATTTTAGATGAAAGAAAATTACAATATGGATTAACAACGACAATAAATGATACCAAATTTTTTAATACTCCAAATCTAGGTCAATTTTCTTCATTAGCTAATGAGGTTAATAAAATAGATTCTCGAATGTGGACTCACACCAATGAAAACGCTTTCAACTGGGCAATTTCTTTTAGTAAATCTTTTAGTACCTCAAATTTTTTAACCAATCAATTAAAGATAGGATATCAAGGTACCACTAAAAATAGGAGGTTGGATGTACTTCGAGTACGTCCAATGACTAGAAATTTTACTGGTACATCTGTACAGAGGGTTGACCAACCGATCGGCCTATATGAGGAAATATTAAGCGAGGGCAATTTTGGTAATGAAGAAGGTAAAGGATATTATTACCCTGAAGCTACGGGTGGAAGAGTATCAAATGGAAAAATGAGTTCGCATGCAGCATATGTGATGATGGATCAAAAACTGTGGAATTTTATTCGATTAGTTTATGGTGTTAGAATGGAATATTTTGATTTAAATAATAGAACAAGAACAGCAGATTGTAAAAACAATGGGGACCTGAAACACTAA
- a CDS encoding S41 family peptidase, with product MKFYVTILLVLSLLFSCQKEPVHYDSGSNEAINQWILGNMDDYYFWKINQSGHNLSDNPIQFFQNLLHKDDHYSTIIQNMNLASYKNNFETSFGFDFIQVKREGSIQAIVTLVVPGSQAEEMGLKRGDVLLKINDLNLNADISGSVEKILNGNSLNLLRKDGKEFKLASAYIAQPGIYKAVTIEVDNKKFGYLYLSHFNFDSGYDLIGEIQKFKTEQVKDVILDLRYNPGGQVSYAAFCALLLGNVNPTDRFVQMVGNSKVGKKEYSFIDALSTQPDGYSFKAEDIKSKSLNLSKIYILSSKQSASASELMINNLKPYMDVIQIGESTMGKDMASINITSDNETSGNGYKWIMSPLVYQLFNSKGEGNYKTGLKPQININEFSAEELYPFGDIRDPLIQAAVHGEVKLKAGTRNEPTIEVVYRSKTALQMVVDEI from the coding sequence ATGAAATTTTATGTGACTATCCTGCTAGTATTGAGTCTGTTATTTTCATGTCAAAAGGAACCTGTCCATTATGACTCGGGTAGTAATGAAGCAATAAACCAATGGATATTGGGAAACATGGATGATTATTATTTCTGGAAGATTAATCAATCTGGTCATAATCTTTCTGATAATCCTATCCAATTCTTTCAGAACTTACTTCATAAGGATGATCACTATTCTACAATCATCCAAAATATGAACTTAGCTAGTTACAAAAACAATTTTGAAACCAGCTTTGGCTTTGATTTCATTCAGGTGAAAAGAGAAGGATCTATCCAAGCAATCGTTACCTTGGTGGTTCCTGGATCACAGGCAGAGGAAATGGGACTGAAACGAGGAGATGTACTCTTAAAGATCAATGATTTGAACTTAAATGCAGATATTTCGGGTTCAGTTGAAAAAATATTAAATGGCAATTCACTAAATCTGTTGAGAAAGGATGGAAAAGAATTTAAGCTTGCTTCAGCTTATATCGCACAACCTGGAATTTATAAGGCTGTAACAATTGAAGTTGATAACAAAAAATTTGGCTACCTCTACCTCAGCCATTTTAATTTTGATTCCGGATATGACCTGATCGGGGAAATCCAAAAGTTTAAAACCGAGCAGGTAAAAGATGTTATTCTGGACTTGCGCTATAATCCTGGAGGTCAAGTATCTTATGCTGCATTCTGTGCGCTACTCCTTGGAAATGTAAATCCTACCGATCGTTTTGTCCAGATGGTAGGGAATAGTAAAGTTGGAAAAAAAGAATACAGTTTTATTGATGCTCTTTCTACCCAACCGGATGGATATTCATTTAAAGCAGAGGATATTAAATCAAAAAGTTTAAATCTTTCAAAAATCTATATTTTAAGTAGTAAGCAGTCGGCATCCGCATCCGAATTAATGATCAATAACCTCAAGCCTTATATGGATGTAATTCAGATTGGTGAATCCACTATGGGCAAAGATATGGCCAGCATCAACATTACTTCTGATAATGAAACGAGCGGCAATGGATATAAGTGGATTATGTCTCCCCTTGTCTATCAACTATTCAACAGCAAAGGTGAAGGAAATTATAAAACGGGATTAAAGCCACAGATAAACATTAATGAATTTTCAGCAGAGGAGCTCTATCCTTTTGGAGATATCAGGGATCCGCTAATTCAAGCGGCGGTCCATGGAGAAGTCAAACTGAAAGCTGGAACAAGGAATGAACCAACTATTGAGGTTGTTTACAGGTCAAAAACTGCACTCCAGATGGTGGTAGATGAAATTTAA
- a CDS encoding glycoside hydrolase family 25 protein has protein sequence MTKKRKTVKKKVVTEQEIKRKLLFWSIAIPCLMVLAIFTWQHRAGLSYLMIKWFEKDKMIAEDNSKYDIRNIELMRRHQEKIFGIDVSQYQGDISWDEVLTINDEIPVDFIFIRATMGEKAKDSKFKSNWKEVKDKNKLRGAYHYFRPNENSIKQANNFIKTVKLEPGDLPPVLDIEEMPRNQSMDSLKTGLKRWLIQVEKHFNVRPVLYSGDKYFADFLEKEFADYTLWIANYNFWVESPKKHWNFWQFSERGTVKGIKGPVDLNLFNGDIEELEKICLK, from the coding sequence ATGACAAAAAAGCGCAAAACAGTCAAGAAAAAAGTAGTCACCGAACAGGAGATTAAAAGAAAATTACTGTTTTGGAGCATTGCCATTCCTTGTTTGATGGTGCTTGCAATTTTCACATGGCAGCATCGTGCCGGATTATCTTATCTGATGATTAAGTGGTTCGAAAAAGATAAAATGATTGCTGAAGATAACAGCAAATATGATATTCGGAATATTGAATTGATGCGCCGTCATCAGGAAAAAATATTTGGCATCGATGTTTCCCAATATCAGGGTGATATTTCTTGGGATGAAGTATTGACAATCAATGATGAAATCCCCGTGGACTTTATCTTTATCCGTGCAACAATGGGAGAAAAAGCCAAGGATTCTAAATTCAAGTCCAATTGGAAAGAGGTAAAAGACAAGAACAAGCTCCGTGGAGCCTATCATTATTTTAGGCCAAATGAAAATTCTATTAAACAGGCAAATAACTTCATAAAAACCGTCAAACTTGAACCTGGAGATCTTCCACCAGTATTAGACATCGAAGAAATGCCACGAAATCAATCTATGGATAGTCTGAAGACTGGTCTCAAACGTTGGTTGATTCAGGTTGAAAAACATTTTAATGTCCGCCCTGTTTTATATTCAGGCGACAAATATTTCGCTGATTTCCTTGAAAAAGAATTCGCTGATTATACACTTTGGATTGCTAATTATAACTTCTGGGTCGAAAGTCCCAAAAAACATTGGAATTTTTGGCAATTCTCTGAACGTGGGACAGTGAAAGGAATTAAAGGTCCGGTAGACCTAAACCTGTTTAATGGGGATATTGAGGAATTGGAGAAAATTTGTTTGAAATAG
- a CDS encoding bestrophin family protein translates to MIVYNPKDWSKTISHIFTSKIFKRLLPYLIISVLVSWALAYYELEYLKLSDKSWMRNITTVHNLLGFVLSLLLVFRTNTAYDRWWEARKQWGALTNTSRILAIKLNSFLDPEDKVTRSFYKKSIPLFAETLFNYLRSDYTKFMLDENDHPELKDLDDKKHGPNQVASLIYKKTNLIYKEGKISGDQLIVLNKELTALTEITGACERIKNTPIPLGYSAFIKTFIVLYTATLPIGLVFSMGYFVVAAVPFIFYVLATLEMIGESIEDPFGKDSDDLPIDKIAANIKKHTNELLMG, encoded by the coding sequence ATGATTGTTTATAATCCCAAAGATTGGTCGAAAACCATTTCTCATATTTTTACCAGTAAAATTTTCAAGAGACTTCTGCCCTATCTTATTATTTCCGTTTTGGTTTCTTGGGCACTGGCATACTATGAACTTGAATATTTAAAACTATCTGACAAAAGTTGGATGCGAAATATTACTACGGTCCATAATTTATTGGGATTTGTCCTTTCCTTGTTGTTGGTTTTTAGGACAAATACTGCATATGACCGATGGTGGGAAGCCAGGAAACAATGGGGTGCTTTGACCAATACGAGCAGAATCCTGGCGATTAAGTTGAATTCATTTTTGGATCCTGAGGATAAAGTGACCAGGAGCTTTTACAAGAAATCAATTCCTCTATTTGCAGAAACTCTGTTCAATTATTTGCGTTCGGACTATACCAAGTTTATGTTAGATGAGAATGATCACCCCGAGCTTAAGGACCTGGATGACAAAAAACACGGACCAAACCAGGTTGCCTCGTTGATCTATAAAAAGACCAATCTGATCTATAAAGAAGGGAAAATCTCAGGAGATCAACTCATTGTATTGAACAAAGAACTCACAGCACTGACAGAGATAACAGGTGCTTGTGAAAGAATCAAGAATACGCCTATTCCCTTAGGATATAGTGCCTTTATCAAGACATTTATTGTATTGTATACAGCAACACTACCAATAGGATTGGTATTTTCGATGGGTTATTTTGTGGTGGCAGCCGTACCCTTTATATTTTATGTTTTAGCAACTTTGGAGATGATTGGCGAATCTATAGAAGATCCATTTGGGAAAGACTCTGATGATTTGCCGATAGACAAGATTGCGGCTAATATTAAGAAACATACCAATGAATTGTTGATGGGCTAA
- a CDS encoding TonB-dependent receptor domain-containing protein, with the protein MKTVGDKETRFLPSINATFNLTDKINIRASYSKTAIRPDFRETGLFAFYSYEMDGYISGEQVVSTIVDNTDLRFEWYPSAGEIISLTGYYKYLDKPIELTEFQRDLGYYKYANMESATNLGLEMEVRKNLSFIADKEWLTDFFCLCKWNPVKIKCKSFDPL; encoded by the coding sequence ATGAAAACCGTTGGCGATAAGGAAACTAGATTTTTACCATCAATCAATGCAACCTTTAATTTAACAGATAAAATAAATATTCGTGCCTCATATTCTAAAACAGCTATACGACCAGATTTTAGAGAAACCGGATTATTTGCTTTCTATTCTTATGAAATGGATGGATACATCTCTGGAGAACAGGTTGTGTCAACCATTGTTGATAATACAGATCTTAGGTTTGAATGGTATCCAAGTGCTGGTGAAATCATTTCATTGACTGGTTATTATAAGTACTTAGATAAGCCTATTGAATTAACAGAATTTCAGCGTGATTTAGGGTATTATAAATATGCTAATATGGAATCAGCAACTAATTTAGGTCTAGAGATGGAAGTTAGAAAAAACTTAAGTTTTATAGCTGATAAAGAATGGTTAACTGATTTTTTTTGTTTATGCAAATGGAACCCTGTTAAAATCAAATGTAAAAGTTTTGACCCCTTATGA
- a CDS encoding FecR family protein, translated as MQNKQQQNDSSFNREFLVVNTGVGEHKTIKLSDSSMVILNGMSKLSYPKIFSEDKREVKLVGEAYFEVSKNPDKPFEISANGFDVQVLGTSFNVSSYRDDNLSSVSVRTGKVAVVSPLQNQILVAGESVEIENGTGAWTKGEINTHDVSKWKDGKLIFHNQSMKSITRVLERKFNVDFVFKNKRIQDKIISLQIKDQSLKNIMSALQLSAEFKYEQNENTIIIW; from the coding sequence ATGCAAAATAAACAACAACAAAATGATTCAAGCTTTAACCGCGAATTTCTAGTCGTGAACACAGGTGTAGGTGAGCATAAAACGATCAAATTATCAGATAGCTCAATGGTGATATTGAACGGCATGAGTAAATTAAGTTACCCCAAAATATTTTCTGAAGATAAAAGGGAAGTCAAGTTAGTAGGAGAAGCCTATTTCGAAGTATCCAAAAATCCAGATAAACCGTTTGAAATCTCTGCCAATGGCTTTGATGTGCAAGTCTTAGGAACTTCTTTTAATGTAAGTTCTTATAGGGATGACAACCTGAGCTCTGTATCTGTCAGAACAGGAAAAGTTGCTGTAGTAAGTCCTCTTCAAAATCAAATATTAGTAGCAGGTGAATCTGTAGAAATTGAAAATGGAACTGGAGCATGGACAAAAGGAGAAATTAATACACACGATGTTTCAAAATGGAAAGATGGAAAATTAATTTTTCACAATCAATCGATGAAGTCCATCACTAGGGTATTAGAAAGAAAATTCAATGTTGATTTTGTATTTAAAAATAAACGTATTCAAGATAAAATTATCAGCCTTCAAATCAAAGATCAATCTCTGAAAAATATTATGTCTGCCTTACAGCTTTCCGCTGAATTCAAATATGAACAAAATGAAAATACAATAATAATATGGTAA
- a CDS encoding TonB-dependent receptor domain-containing protein yields the protein MRKRMRYNVTTKIGDTYYFQNPNLFRFAASTNVTEKYDYRIWTNINQRDLNWAASFSKSFKISDFLENTMKIGYQGVNKFRSLDVLEMLPATRSYDENPSNSNRSAPRIMTNYAELMKPENLGNGNGQAYYYAMNTGGRISSGGMNNHSAYIMLDQKLWDKLRLVYGARLEFFDLENRQEQQILSLYGPDALEDPKYAYRLTVGDKQTRILPSINLTYQITDNFNFRTSFSRTAIRPDFRETGMFAFLFF from the coding sequence ATGAGAAAAAGAATGCGCTATAATGTAACCACCAAGATTGGAGACACCTATTATTTCCAAAACCCAAATTTATTTAGGTTCGCAGCATCCACCAATGTTACTGAAAAATACGATTACAGAATATGGACCAATATCAACCAAAGGGATTTGAATTGGGCTGCATCATTTTCCAAATCGTTTAAGATATCTGATTTTCTTGAGAACACAATGAAAATAGGGTATCAGGGAGTCAATAAGTTCCGATCATTGGATGTCCTGGAAATGCTGCCTGCGACAAGGTCATATGATGAAAACCCTTCCAATAGTAATCGTAGTGCACCACGGATCATGACAAATTATGCCGAATTGATGAAACCCGAGAATCTTGGTAATGGAAATGGTCAAGCTTATTATTATGCAATGAATACTGGTGGAAGAATATCCTCTGGAGGCATGAATAATCATTCTGCCTATATCATGTTGGATCAAAAGTTATGGGATAAATTACGATTAGTATATGGGGCAAGATTGGAATTTTTTGACTTGGAAAACAGACAAGAACAGCAGATCCTCTCATTGTACGGACCAGATGCATTAGAAGATCCAAAATACGCATATAGACTTACTGTTGGAGATAAACAGACTCGTATCCTTCCATCCATTAACCTAACTTATCAGATAACGGATAATTTCAATTTCCGAACCTCTTTTTCCAGAACGGCTATCCGCCCCGATTTCCGCGAGACCGGTATGTTTGCTTTTCTATTCTTTTGA
- a CDS encoding carboxypeptidase-like regulatory domain-containing protein, whose translation MHYYLHIRLLFMRTSIFIVLLNICSTLIANPSKGQLLETKVTVEKPTPSLLGLINELEEQFIPLVYDRELIASASQSQKTKNFINRPLKEVLSYTLKNSTITFKETAGYILLERKKQQHGRLIGRILDNWGKPLSKANIHVLGTNYKVESSVDGSYALSLPTGTYKVQVSHISKQTQEIASVEVKAGESTKLDVAMIDRSSKIEEVRVETTFKKASTSGLYAAQKNAVTVTDGISAEQIARTPDNDVGQVLKRITGLTTVNNRSVIVRGMSDRYNQAMLDGIPLPSTSQFKRDFAFDIIPVEMVSSVVVNKTASPELSAEFSGGQVTINTLDIPDANFTLFQYGSGTTSQLVGKDFLRLGQRSTSEYFGLPSKSAQQPKDIFCMEHPYRSN comes from the coding sequence ATGCATTATTATTTACATATCAGATTATTGTTCATGAGAACATCCATATTTATAGTACTGCTAAATATCTGTAGTACACTGATTGCAAATCCCAGTAAAGGACAATTGCTGGAGACTAAAGTGACGGTAGAAAAACCAACCCCTAGTCTATTGGGATTGATAAATGAACTCGAAGAACAGTTTATACCATTAGTCTATGACCGAGAATTGATCGCATCGGCTTCTCAATCTCAAAAAACTAAAAACTTTATTAACAGACCACTTAAAGAAGTCCTGAGTTATACGCTCAAGAATTCGACCATAACATTCAAAGAAACTGCTGGCTATATCCTGTTAGAACGGAAGAAACAGCAGCATGGACGTCTGATCGGTAGGATATTGGACAATTGGGGAAAGCCATTGAGCAAAGCTAATATTCATGTGTTGGGCACGAATTATAAGGTAGAATCTTCGGTAGACGGGAGTTATGCGCTTAGTTTACCGACCGGAACATATAAAGTTCAAGTTAGCCATATCTCAAAACAAACTCAAGAAATAGCATCAGTGGAGGTCAAAGCTGGCGAATCAACAAAATTGGATGTTGCCATGATTGATCGTAGTTCAAAGATTGAGGAAGTAAGGGTAGAAACTACCTTCAAAAAGGCTTCCACATCAGGACTCTATGCCGCCCAAAAGAATGCCGTAACAGTTACCGACGGTATATCAGCTGAACAGATTGCTAGAACGCCGGATAATGATGTGGGACAGGTACTGAAGAGAATTACCGGTTTAACCACTGTAAACAACCGGTCTGTCATCGTAAGGGGGATGTCTGACCGTTATAATCAAGCAATGTTGGATGGGATACCTTTGCCTAGTACATCGCAATTTAAGCGCGATTTTGCTTTCGATATTATACCCGTAGAAATGGTAAGCTCGGTAGTAGTAAATAAGACGGCCAGTCCCGAGCTTTCAGCTGAGTTTTCCGGAGGACAGGTCACTATCAATACCTTAGATATTCCTGATGCGAATTTTACATTGTTCCAATATGGATCGGGAACCACAAGTCAGTTAGTAGGTAAGGATTTCCTACGACTGGGCCAACGCAGTACTTCAGAATATTTCGGATTACCAAGCAAATCGGCACAACAACCTAAAGATATTTTTTGTATGGAACACCCATACCGAAGCAATTAG
- a CDS encoding FecR family protein, translating to MGFYIFIQHAQYSPNTPKIIKNEIRTFSSKIGERVRIDLPDGSILTLNPNSKIKVDIAGFHNGKRHIDHIRGDVFFEVKSDSNSIFTVNAGELNTNVLGTSFMISSYPELNQQKVSVRSGLVEVKLGHKLLSKVSKSEELIVNRSSQEFKLGNLDILQFNKRDYGQLLLKQVTFQELAIQINNYFGIQITTKSKENIKPKIYGSYR from the coding sequence TTGGGTTTTTATATTTTTATCCAGCATGCCCAGTATAGTCCCAACACACCGAAAATAATCAAAAATGAGATCAGAACTTTCAGCAGTAAAATCGGTGAAAGAGTCCGGATTGATTTGCCCGATGGTTCAATACTAACCTTGAACCCGAATTCCAAGATTAAGGTTGACATCGCAGGATTTCATAATGGTAAACGCCACATTGATCATATCCGTGGTGATGTATTTTTCGAAGTAAAAAGTGATAGCAACTCCATCTTTACGGTAAATGCAGGTGAACTGAATACAAATGTTCTGGGAACTTCATTCATGATTAGTTCATACCCAGAACTTAATCAGCAGAAAGTTTCCGTTCGATCTGGATTAGTCGAGGTAAAATTAGGTCATAAACTATTGAGTAAAGTTTCGAAATCCGAAGAGTTGATCGTCAACCGATCTTCTCAAGAATTTAAATTGGGGAATCTTGATATTTTACAATTTAATAAACGTGATTATGGTCAATTGCTCCTAAAGCAAGTGACTTTTCAAGAACTGGCCATACAAATCAACAATTATTTTGGTATACAGATAACGACCAAATCAAAAGAAAATATTAAGCCAAAAATATACGGTTCCTATAGATAA
- a CDS encoding RNA polymerase sigma factor produces the protein MQEIIDQQLFFRISQSDPQAFEEFHNRFYADMLRLTIMKIGDVEESYDLLQDLFIELWEKRESLSITNSLDAYMRNRLWFKIATYFRSKGFKQKSHQKSLLNSWSYRKNLPVDQHEVMEINLQYEEMINKVNEVITNMPEKMKAVFILSKEEQLSINSIAEKMNLSPKTVKNHLHAALKRIRSELNDYSPVAVEIAILFWFINS, from the coding sequence ATGCAAGAAATTATTGATCAACAATTATTTTTCCGTATAAGCCAATCAGACCCTCAAGCCTTTGAAGAATTTCACAATCGCTTTTATGCTGACATGCTCCGATTGACAATAATGAAAATAGGAGATGTAGAGGAATCTTATGACTTATTACAAGATCTTTTTATCGAACTCTGGGAAAAAAGAGAAAGCCTTTCAATTACCAATAGTTTAGATGCTTATATGCGGAATAGACTATGGTTTAAAATAGCTACATATTTTAGGTCAAAAGGCTTTAAGCAAAAATCACATCAAAAAAGTTTACTGAATTCCTGGAGCTACAGGAAAAACCTCCCTGTTGATCAGCATGAAGTCATGGAAATCAATCTACAATATGAAGAAATGATCAATAAAGTCAATGAGGTTATCACTAATATGCCCGAGAAAATGAAGGCTGTTTTTATCCTAAGTAAAGAAGAACAACTGAGCATAAATTCAATCGCTGAAAAAATGAACCTTTCTCCAAAAACTGTAAAAAACCACCTCCATGCTGCCTTAAAAAGAATCCGATCAGAACTCAATGATTACTCACCTGTAGCCGTAGAAATCGCTATTCTTTTTTGGTTCATAAATAGTTAA
- a CDS encoding RNA polymerase sigma factor encodes MNSFLRLLREEGSRDAYTHIYNHYADQLYRHALVRVKDTVIAEEILQELFIQFWDRRASLNDQIDLDKYLYSAIKYKIIDHFNRLKTHSTQLDELAQHLKNHAEQNPDYLKTYLALERIVELELEKMSKNMREILLLRWEKYSIPCIAEKLQLSEQTVKNNLTTAKRRLKRNIDENSENLDIIMISQISFALIGNL; translated from the coding sequence ATGAACAGTTTTTTAAGATTATTGAGAGAGGAGGGTAGTCGGGATGCTTATACCCATATTTATAACCACTATGCTGACCAACTTTACCGTCATGCTTTGGTCCGAGTGAAAGATACTGTAATAGCAGAGGAAATCTTGCAGGAACTCTTTATTCAGTTTTGGGATCGACGCGCTAGCCTGAATGACCAAATTGATTTGGACAAATATCTCTATTCAGCTATTAAATACAAAATCATTGACCATTTCAACAGATTGAAAACACATTCCACGCAATTGGACGAATTGGCGCAGCACTTAAAAAATCATGCTGAACAAAATCCGGACTACCTAAAGACTTATTTGGCATTGGAAAGGATCGTAGAGTTGGAATTAGAGAAAATGTCTAAGAATATGCGAGAAATCCTCCTTCTGAGATGGGAAAAGTACAGTATTCCCTGTATTGCAGAAAAACTGCAACTCTCAGAACAGACCGTCAAGAACAATCTCACCACAGCAAAAAGAAGACTGAAACGAAATATAGACGAGAATTCTGAGAATTTAGATATCATAATGATTTCTCAAATCAGTTTTGCGCTAATAGGTAACTTATAA